One Mugil cephalus isolate CIBA_MC_2020 chromosome 22, CIBA_Mcephalus_1.1, whole genome shotgun sequence genomic window carries:
- the tmem209 gene encoding transmembrane protein 209, with product MLTPPKEGMPSMIDRALRMRREEQARQVVLAWAVLNVSLAGMIYTEMSGKLLSRYYNITYWPIWYIELVLASLFSLNALFDFWKYFKYTMAPSTIAVSPEQHVLLGLRNTSIQASPPQKPEKKESPAPAQSSPVQGQSVLSFSPSRPATSSPKFSPSCVPGYSPPLSNPSTPNSAGGPFSPSVAFGKVLSYSPSSGSSPYPNNISSAEGSSLRARYRTSPSVFNSPGSKEDYMQDVKSLERFLRTEEEKSHRSQLGSPEAVSPSHSPTFWNYNRSVGDYAQSLRKFLYQPACRSQAPSAHKDETDLGSKQAAEEVWARITASRLVVDRIDSWTAKLRNWISDTILVPLVKEIDSVNSQLRRMGCPELQIGEASISSLKQAAVMKASSIPTMNSIVQYLDITPNQEYLVDRLKELAHSGCMSSFRWNGGGDVKNRKWDTDLPTDCAILMHMFCTYLDSRLPPHPKYPDGKTFTSQHFSHTPDKPDVTKENLFCIHQSSTAPPHYQLIYQGHIYSLPKGRNNLFHTVLMFLYVIKTKESGMLGRVNLGLSGVNILWIFED from the exons ATGTTGACCCCGCCGAAGGAGGGGATGCCCAGTATGATTGACAGGGcactgaggatgaggagggaggagcaggCTCGGCAGGTGGTCCTCGCCTGGGCTGTCCTCAACGTGTCCCTGGCCGGCATGATTTACACTGAAAT GTCAGGGAAATTGCTGAGCCGATACTACAACATCACATACTGGCCTATCTGGTACATAG AACTGGTGCTAGCTTCTCTCTTTAGCCTCAACGCTCTTTTTGACTTCTGGAAGTATTTCAAATACACGATGGCCCCGTCCACCATCGCCGTGTCCCCTGAGCAGCATGTCCTTCTTGGTCTGAGAAACACAA GCATTCAGGCCTCTCCGCCCCAAAAGCCGGAAAAGAAGGAATCTCCGGCTCCAGCTCAGTCGTCTCCGGTGCAGGGCCAGAGCGTGCTCAGTTTTAGCCCCTCTCGTCCAGCCACAAGCAGCCCCAAGTTCTCCCCCAGCTGTGTCCCTGGGTACAGCCCTCCTCTCAGCAACCCAAGTACCCCAAACAGCGCAGGGGGGCCCTTTTCTCCCTCAGTGGCCTTCGGAAAG gtTTTGAGCTACAGTCCATCCTCTGGCTCTTCTCCCTATCCTAACAACATTAGTTCAGCAGAAGGCTCCAGCTTGAGGGCTCGATATCGCACGTCTCCCTCTGTGTTTAACTCCCCTGGAAGCAAAGAAGACTACATGCAGGATGTGAAAAGTCTGGAAAGGTTTCTGCGCAcggaagaggagaagagtcaCCGCAGCCAGCTAG GCAGTCCCGAGGCCGTGTCTCCGAGCCACAGCCCAACGTTTTGGAACTATAACCGCTCAGTGGGAGATTACGCCCAGAGCCTGAGAAAATTCTTGTACCAGCCTGCATGCCGCTCTCAGGCGCCCTCTGCCCACAAGGATGAGACAGATCTGGGTTCCAAACAGGCTGCAGAGGAG GTATGGGCCAGAATCACAGCCAGTCGCCTTGTGGTGGATCGCATCGACAGCTGGACAGCCAAACTCAGAAAT TGGATCAGCGACACCATCTTGGTGCCCTTGGTCAAAGAAATAGACTCTGTCAACAGCCAGCTGAGGCGGATGGGCTGCCCCGAGCTGCAGATTGGAG AGGCCAGCATTAGCAGTCTGAAACAGGCAGCCGTGATGAAAGCCTCGTCAATCCCCACTATGAACTCTATCGTCCAGTACCTGGACATCACACCCAACCAGGAATATCTAGTGGACCGGCTCAAGG AGCTGGCTCACAGCGGCTGCATGAGCTCCTTTCGCTGGAATGGTGGTGGAGACGTGAAGAACAGGAAGTGGGATACAGACCTCCCTACTGACTGTGCT ATCCTCATGCATATGTTTTGCACATACTTGGACTCCAGGCTGCCCCCTCACCCAAAGTACCCAGACGGGAAGACTTTCACCTCGCAGCATTTCAGCCACACCCCGGACAAACCCG ACGTTACCAAGGAAAACCTCTTCTGCATCCACCAAAGCAGCACCGCCCCCCCTCACTACCAGCTCATATACCAAGGACACATCTACAGTCTGCCCAAG GGCAGGAACAACCTGTTCCACACAGTCCTCATGTTCCTCTACGTGATTAAGACCAAGGAGTCGGGGATGCTGGG GAGAGTAAATCTGGGGCTCTCTGGTGTGAACATCCTGTGGATATTTGAAGACTGA